The sequence CTTTTTTTCATGGCGGTTTGCTGGATTACTTTAAAGGCCTGTTCTTCACTAAAACCCTTTTGCTTCATAAGTATGCCTTTGGCCCGTTCCACAATTTTGCGGGCCTGCAGGGTGGCTTGCAGTTTATGCAGCTGCTGCTGCAACTGAGTATATTTTTGATGGGTGGCCACCGCCGCCTCCACTGCCGCATATAACTGATCTTCCAAATAAGGACGCATCAAAAAGGCCGCCGCTACCTCCCGGGCCCGTTCCACCAGCCCTTTATTTCCCTGGGATACCATCAGTACCGCCGGCGCCAGATTTTCTTCCGTTAATATCTTGGCCACCTGCATACCGTCCAATACCGGCAGCCGGTCGTCCAGCAGCACTG is a genomic window of Desulforamulus hydrothermalis Lam5 = DSM 18033 containing:
- a CDS encoding ANTAR domain-containing response regulator is translated as MQKRIIIASGNKKELEQLRYMLPRLGYRVVGEAAGGMDALKVARATAPDAVLLDDRLPVLDGMQVAKILTEENLAPAVLMVSQGNKGLVERAREVAAAFLMRPYLEDQLYAAVEAAVATHQKYTQLQQQLHKLQATLQARKIVERAKGILMKQKGFSEEQAFKVIQQTAMKKRTTMKAVAEAIITGYEL